A DNA window from Pogona vitticeps strain Pit_001003342236 chromosome 2, PviZW2.1, whole genome shotgun sequence contains the following coding sequences:
- the CDKN2AIPNL gene encoding CDKN2AIP N-terminal-like protein, which produces MVKGDDEIVAETEFPEQFRSYSENEKHWQARRAFIVRNIPPGDEEALSPLRLDQLLSLSMVWANHLFLGCSYSKDLMDKVTEMAEGIEVEDAPHFTTRDELMKKNQH; this is translated from the exons ATGGTGAAAGGGGACGACGAGATCGTGGCCGAAACAGAATTCCCGGAGCAGTTCCGCTCCTACTCGGAAAATGAAAAGCACTGGCAAGCGCGCCGCGCCTTCATTGTGCGCAATATCCCGCCGGGGGACGAGGAGGCGCTCTCTCCCCTGCGCCTGGACCAGCTGCTCTCGCTCTCTATGGTGTGGGCCAATCACCTCTTCCTGGGATGCAG CTACAGCAAAGATCTAATGGACAAGGTAACAGAAATGGCTGAAGGGATTGAAGTTGAAGATGCACCACATTTTACAACCCGTGATGAATTAATGAAAAAG AATCAGCACTAG